The following are from one region of the Chloroflexi bacterium ADurb.Bin180 genome:
- the kanE_3 gene encoding Alpha-D-kanosaminyltransferase, whose protein sequence is MTRPLHLAMVTTFYPPYHFGGDAVYLQRLCWELAERGHRVDVIHNPDAYRLLGGSEPTRPGHSHPNITIHPLTSRSPLFANLVMQQTGTPGPFSRQLASLLERNLDVIHFHNVSLAGGPTVLTYGSACKLYTTHEYWLVCPTHVLFRMNREACTRRTCLACQLAYRRPPQLWRYGHLLERCARQVDLFLAPSHFAAAAHRERGLDVPMVQLNHPGPQPAPPAERNSHSPPYFLYVGRLEYLKGVHTLLPLFQRRRELQLWIVGTGTQEPELRRLIGSSSNVRLLGWTDHRELEGLYRNAIALLVPSLCYEVQSLVPLEAFQQATPVIARDIGALSEVIAASGGGLLYRTEQELEEAIGRLHADPALREELGQKGQQAYLAHWTPEAHLSRYLQLVDQLLASRSGPTAHAAASPATSLGSTGDTP, encoded by the coding sequence ATGACCCGTCCACTGCACCTGGCCATGGTCACGACCTTCTACCCGCCCTACCATTTTGGCGGCGATGCGGTCTACTTGCAGCGCCTGTGCTGGGAGCTGGCCGAACGCGGGCACCGGGTCGACGTGATTCACAACCCCGACGCCTACCGGTTGCTCGGTGGCAGCGAGCCCACTCGCCCCGGCCACAGCCACCCGAACATCACTATCCATCCGCTGACCAGCAGATCACCCCTGTTCGCCAACCTGGTGATGCAGCAAACAGGCACCCCGGGGCCCTTCTCCCGGCAACTGGCCAGCCTGCTCGAGCGCAATCTGGACGTCATTCACTTTCACAACGTGTCGCTGGCCGGCGGCCCGACTGTCCTCACTTACGGCTCTGCCTGCAAGCTCTACACCACCCACGAGTACTGGCTCGTCTGCCCGACCCACGTGTTGTTCCGCATGAACCGCGAGGCCTGCACCAGACGCACCTGCCTGGCCTGCCAGCTCGCCTATCGCCGGCCCCCGCAGCTCTGGCGCTACGGCCATCTCCTGGAGCGTTGCGCGCGCCAGGTTGATCTCTTCCTTGCGCCGAGTCACTTTGCCGCTGCGGCCCACCGTGAGCGCGGCCTGGACGTGCCAATGGTGCAGCTCAATCATCCTGGCCCTCAACCGGCGCCCCCAGCCGAGCGGAACTCGCATTCGCCGCCCTACTTCCTTTACGTTGGCCGCCTGGAGTATCTCAAGGGAGTGCACACGCTGCTTCCGTTGTTTCAACGACGCCGGGAGCTCCAGCTCTGGATAGTCGGCACAGGGACGCAGGAGCCTGAGCTCCGCCGCCTCATCGGCTCCAGCAGCAATGTCCGCCTGCTGGGCTGGACCGATCACCGTGAGCTGGAGGGCCTCTATCGCAATGCCATTGCCCTGCTGGTGCCATCGCTGTGCTACGAGGTCCAGTCGCTCGTCCCTCTCGAGGCCTTTCAGCAGGCCACGCCGGTCATCGCCCGCGACATCGGTGCACTCAGCGAGGTGATTGCCGCCAGCGGCGGCGGCCTGCTCTACCGCACCGAACAGGAGCTCGAGGAAGCCATTGGCAGGCTGCACGCGGACCCGGCGCTGCGCGAGGAACTCGGGCAAAAGGGACAGCAGGCCTATCTCGCCCACTGGACCCCGGAGGCGCACTTGTCTCGTTACCTTCAACTGGTGGACCAGTTGCTTGCCTCTCGCTCTGGCCCCACCGCACACGCC
- the epsJ gene encoding putative glycosyltransferase EpsJ: MTIAAPLVSVVIPTYDRPQLLLRAVQCALAQTLRDIEVIVVFDGSPSSVRGALDSLSDSRLRVLCLEQNQGAPAARTAGVEAARADWIASFDDDDEWDPLKLELQWQHARRSAAPLPIVPCRFVACTDAGDYVWPRRWPRRGEPVSEYLFCSSSLAFGEGVVPSSVLFAPRELYRLELPRCTPAYHDDLDWLLRAASHPGVAIDPLPDPCPLAIWHREGRARSRRRFDWRPSLEWVAAHPQLITPRARSAFLLRWTGNVLSARRQWDGFWPVLNAALRVGQPSALDVLLYLANWLLPLSFRRALASWVGRARRPSAFREQHS, translated from the coding sequence ATGACCATCGCTGCGCCTCTGGTCTCTGTGGTCATCCCGACCTATGACCGTCCACAACTGCTCCTGCGGGCGGTGCAGTGCGCTCTCGCACAGACATTGCGTGACATCGAGGTCATCGTCGTCTTTGACGGGTCCCCTTCGTCGGTGCGCGGAGCACTGGACTCGCTGTCCGACTCGCGCCTGCGGGTGCTCTGCCTGGAGCAGAATCAGGGCGCTCCCGCCGCGCGAACTGCCGGCGTGGAGGCTGCTCGGGCGGATTGGATCGCCTCGTTCGACGACGATGACGAGTGGGACCCGCTCAAACTCGAACTGCAGTGGCAGCACGCCCGGCGCTCTGCGGCGCCGCTGCCTATCGTGCCGTGCCGCTTTGTGGCCTGCACGGACGCGGGAGACTATGTGTGGCCCAGACGCTGGCCGCGCCGCGGCGAGCCGGTGAGCGAGTACCTGTTCTGCAGCTCGAGTCTGGCTTTTGGCGAAGGTGTTGTGCCATCCTCGGTGCTCTTTGCGCCGCGCGAGCTCTACCGTCTGGAGCTGCCACGTTGCACCCCCGCCTATCACGACGACCTCGACTGGCTGCTCCGCGCTGCCTCGCATCCCGGCGTGGCCATCGACCCTCTGCCAGACCCTTGCCCTCTGGCCATCTGGCACCGTGAGGGGCGAGCCCGCTCCCGGCGCCGCTTCGACTGGCGTCCATCGCTCGAGTGGGTCGCTGCCCATCCACAATTGATCACCCCGCGGGCGCGTTCGGCCTTTTTGCTGCGGTGGACTGGCAACGTGCTGTCGGCACGCCGGCAGTGGGATGGCTTCTGGCCGGTCCTGAACGCCGCCCTGCGGGTGGGCCAGCCCTCTGCCCTGGACGTGCTGCTCTACCTGGCGAACTGGCTGCTCCCTCTCAGCTTTAGACGTGCTCTGGCATCGTGGGTGGGCCGTGCGCGCCGCCCCTCTGCCTTCAGGGAGCAGCACTCATGA
- a CDS encoding Alpha/beta hydrolase family protein, with protein MSQMPLAPWSEPFFIDSQFALYGCLSRALTSTRRTAVLLCYPWGDEYQRFHRAFRQLALLLNGAGFTVLRFDWTGCGDSAGEPADWTLERWRQDALTAAAALRERTEARPLAVVGLRLGATLAALAAPALPDLRALVLWDVVADGAAYLRELRKLQRTMLARAHVLEFPPGEPTQQAHARGEESLGFPLPPRLCQELDALRFPVSPFVEQARCLWINTRSDSPPPLAGQSAAHDCFDLPSPDMWVWREAMSRTIVPRLILERIVSWLSEACP; from the coding sequence GTGAGCCAGATGCCGCTGGCTCCATGGTCAGAGCCCTTCTTCATCGACAGTCAGTTCGCTCTCTATGGCTGCCTCTCGCGGGCCCTCACGAGCACCAGGCGAACTGCGGTGCTGCTTTGCTACCCCTGGGGCGACGAGTACCAGCGCTTTCACCGTGCCTTTCGTCAGCTCGCCCTCTTGCTCAATGGCGCTGGTTTTACCGTGTTACGTTTTGACTGGACCGGCTGCGGGGATTCGGCCGGCGAGCCCGCTGACTGGACTCTGGAGCGCTGGCGCCAGGATGCGCTCACGGCGGCAGCGGCTTTGCGGGAGCGAACAGAAGCGAGACCTCTGGCAGTGGTCGGTTTGCGCCTCGGCGCTACGCTGGCGGCGCTGGCGGCGCCGGCCCTGCCGGACCTGCGCGCCCTGGTTCTGTGGGATGTGGTGGCCGATGGTGCGGCCTACCTGCGCGAGCTGCGGAAGCTGCAGCGAACGATGCTCGCCCGTGCCCATGTCCTGGAGTTTCCCCCGGGTGAGCCCACGCAGCAGGCTCACGCCCGCGGCGAAGAGAGCCTCGGCTTCCCCCTGCCGCCCCGGCTATGCCAGGAGCTGGACGCCCTTCGTTTTCCGGTCTCCCCCTTCGTTGAGCAAGCCAGATGCCTGTGGATCAATACCCGGTCGGACTCGCCGCCGCCGCTGGCGGGCCAGAGCGCGGCGCACGACTGCTTTGACCTGCCGTCGCCCGATATGTGGGTCTGGCGAGAAGCGATGAGTCGCACCATAGTGCCCCGCCTGATCCTCGAGCGCATCGTCTCCTGGCTGTCGGAGGCCTGTCCGTGA
- the lgrB_1 gene encoding Linear gramicidin synthase subunit B — protein sequence MSAEPYGHSQLDTEGPGSSVIVPRQPPGSTVPASFAQSRLWYIDQWQPNSPLYNVADAYRLKGPLDVDILNRCLTEIARRHEVLRTRFVAPEGLPLQVIEPPSPIASTLRDLSAEPRAEVEARLQALITAEVHRPFRLDELPLWRSLLIRLAPDEHVWVLTIHHIIYDAWSGQILHRELAALYRAFSQGQPSPLPELGIQYADFSVWQRKQAHSPLFREQLEFWRSRLSGAPALLELPADRPRPSEMTTSGATVRTELPAELDAALTSFSRAQRVTPFVTLLAAFAATLYRISGQSDLVIAAPVANRTQVKIEPLLGFFVNTLALRIDVSGRPSFRRLVERVRDVVFDALDHQDLPFERLVEELQPQRALTHTPIFQVLFQLNEIGRVPLLFDDILVEETPFDYGVARMDLAVTLNRSPAGLRGFAIYNSDLFDAATIQSQLAAFAALLEKALANPDTPVEQLPLLAPADRQRVLVDWNRTQEAYPADLCLHQLFERQAQSRPTACAVSDQAGDQLNRRANALARQLLQRGVGPEVPVALLVDNSAAAVVAILAVLKAGGAYVPLDPTAPDERLGLIIRDSGARLALAVPALAPRLRASGLQCLLVQHHDPAPPGDWAENPSTGVTPDNLAYIIYTSGSTGTPRGVQIAHRGLVNLIHFDLRAFRIGSSAHVLQPLAISFDAATMQIFNALGGGGCVYMPDAETLLSPPALLQYVSQNKVSHTTFVVSMMMALPYAHLPDFCDVAVGGEAVPPELVARWIKGRRLYNVYGPTETSILTVWAPCAVDAQKPPIGRPIANCFAYVLDSNLQPMPVGVVGELCLGGVAVARGYLNQPALTAERFVPDPFCGEPGARMYRTGDLVRFLPDGNIDFVGRRDFQVKVRGFRVELGEIESALRQHPAVAEAVVQTYDAPGSQHQLAAYVVLKADRTVSVADLMEHLSRKVPPYMLPTSLTVLPAMPLTSAGKLDRRALPAPARPVGVGTLIEPTTAMERLVAAVWCRALGLEKVSVRDNFFDLGGHSLLAMQVIAQVHQQTGIQLSPREMVLGTLAQVAAALERSAKTTTPEPGPSAPSPVAAAGRLSGLVDRLLRRWRGGQ from the coding sequence ATGTCCGCTGAACCATACGGTCACTCCCAACTCGATACCGAAGGACCGGGCTCGTCGGTCATCGTGCCGCGCCAGCCGCCGGGTTCTACCGTTCCGGCGTCCTTCGCCCAGAGCCGGCTCTGGTATATCGACCAGTGGCAGCCCAACAGCCCGCTCTACAACGTCGCCGACGCCTATCGACTGAAGGGACCGCTTGACGTCGACATCCTGAATCGCTGCCTGACTGAGATCGCCCGACGCCACGAGGTGCTGCGCACGCGCTTTGTTGCTCCAGAGGGCTTGCCTCTGCAGGTCATCGAGCCACCCTCGCCCATTGCCAGTACCCTGCGCGACCTGTCTGCGGAGCCTCGCGCGGAGGTGGAAGCACGCCTCCAGGCGCTGATCACCGCCGAAGTGCACCGCCCTTTTCGTCTCGACGAGCTTCCACTCTGGCGCAGCCTGCTCATCCGCCTGGCTCCTGATGAGCACGTCTGGGTCTTGACCATCCATCACATCATCTACGATGCCTGGTCCGGCCAGATACTGCACCGCGAACTGGCAGCGCTTTATCGCGCCTTCTCCCAGGGCCAACCGTCGCCTCTGCCCGAGCTGGGAATCCAGTACGCCGACTTTAGTGTTTGGCAGCGCAAGCAGGCCCACAGTCCGCTCTTTCGCGAGCAGCTCGAGTTCTGGCGGTCGAGACTCTCCGGAGCCCCGGCCCTGCTAGAGTTGCCCGCGGACCGACCGCGCCCGTCGGAAATGACCACCTCCGGCGCGACCGTGCGGACGGAGCTACCCGCGGAGTTGGACGCGGCCCTGACCTCCTTCTCTCGAGCGCAGCGCGTCACGCCATTCGTTACGCTCCTGGCTGCCTTCGCCGCTACCCTGTACCGGATCAGCGGCCAATCCGACCTGGTCATCGCCGCCCCTGTGGCCAACCGTACTCAAGTGAAGATCGAGCCGCTGCTGGGGTTCTTTGTCAATACCCTGGCCCTGCGCATCGACGTCTCGGGCCGGCCGAGTTTCCGACGCCTTGTCGAGCGTGTGCGAGACGTCGTTTTCGACGCCCTCGATCACCAGGACCTGCCTTTCGAGCGGCTCGTGGAAGAGCTGCAGCCACAGCGGGCACTGACCCATACTCCGATTTTTCAGGTGCTTTTCCAGCTCAACGAGATCGGACGCGTTCCGCTGCTCTTTGACGACATCTTGGTCGAGGAGACACCCTTCGACTATGGCGTCGCTCGAATGGACCTGGCCGTTACTCTGAATCGCTCTCCGGCCGGCCTGCGCGGGTTCGCCATCTACAACTCGGACCTCTTCGATGCTGCCACCATTCAGAGTCAGCTCGCCGCTTTCGCCGCTCTGCTGGAGAAGGCTCTGGCCAACCCGGACACCCCGGTGGAGCAACTGCCCCTGCTGGCACCGGCGGACCGCCAGCGCGTCCTGGTCGACTGGAATCGCACCCAAGAGGCATACCCGGCTGACCTCTGCCTGCATCAGCTCTTTGAGCGGCAGGCTCAGAGCCGTCCTACCGCCTGTGCCGTGAGCGACCAGGCAGGCGACCAGTTGAACCGCCGCGCCAACGCTCTGGCTCGCCAACTGCTGCAGCGCGGGGTTGGCCCCGAGGTGCCCGTCGCTCTGCTCGTCGACAACTCGGCGGCTGCCGTGGTTGCCATCCTGGCTGTGCTCAAGGCCGGTGGCGCCTATGTCCCGCTCGATCCCACCGCCCCTGATGAGAGGCTGGGCCTCATCATCAGAGACTCGGGCGCGCGCCTGGCTCTGGCTGTGCCCGCTCTGGCGCCGCGCCTCCGCGCTTCGGGCCTGCAATGCCTCCTGGTTCAACACCACGACCCTGCCCCACCTGGCGACTGGGCCGAGAATCCCTCTACTGGGGTCACGCCGGATAACCTGGCCTACATCATCTACACCTCTGGCTCCACCGGCACCCCCCGCGGCGTGCAAATTGCCCACCGCGGCCTGGTGAACCTCATCCACTTTGACCTGCGCGCCTTTCGCATCGGCTCCTCGGCCCACGTGCTTCAACCCCTGGCCATCAGCTTTGACGCCGCTACCATGCAGATCTTTAACGCTCTGGGCGGGGGCGGGTGCGTATATATGCCCGACGCGGAGACGCTCCTCTCTCCGCCAGCGCTCCTGCAGTACGTCTCGCAGAACAAGGTCAGCCACACCACTTTTGTCGTCTCGATGATGATGGCCCTGCCTTATGCCCACTTGCCCGATTTTTGCGACGTGGCCGTTGGCGGCGAAGCGGTTCCCCCAGAACTGGTCGCCCGCTGGATCAAAGGCCGCCGCCTGTACAATGTGTACGGTCCGACCGAAACGAGCATTCTGACCGTTTGGGCGCCGTGCGCTGTCGATGCCCAGAAACCGCCCATCGGCCGCCCGATCGCCAACTGCTTCGCCTATGTGCTTGACAGCAACCTTCAACCGATGCCCGTCGGGGTAGTAGGCGAGCTCTGTCTCGGCGGGGTCGCCGTGGCCCGCGGTTACCTCAATCAGCCCGCGCTCACCGCGGAGAGGTTCGTGCCCGATCCGTTCTGCGGCGAGCCGGGAGCCAGAATGTACCGCACGGGCGACCTGGTGCGCTTCCTGCCAGACGGCAACATCGACTTTGTGGGTCGGCGCGACTTTCAGGTAAAGGTGCGCGGCTTTCGCGTCGAGCTGGGCGAAATCGAGAGTGCCCTGCGCCAGCACCCGGCGGTGGCCGAGGCCGTCGTTCAGACCTATGACGCGCCTGGCAGTCAGCATCAGCTTGCGGCCTACGTGGTGTTGAAAGCCGACCGCACTGTCTCCGTGGCCGACCTGATGGAGCACCTGTCGCGGAAAGTACCCCCCTACATGCTTCCCACGTCCCTGACGGTCCTGCCGGCCATGCCCCTTACCTCGGCAGGCAAACTGGACCGCCGGGCCCTGCCTGCCCCCGCTAGGCCGGTTGGCGTTGGTACCCTCATCGAACCAACCACCGCGATGGAGCGCCTGGTGGCTGCCGTCTGGTGCCGTGCGCTCGGGCTGGAGAAGGTCAGTGTGAGGGACAACTTTTTCGACCTGGGCGGGCACTCGCTGCTGGCGATGCAGGTCATCGCCCAGGTTCATCAGCAGACGGGCATCCAGCTCAGTCCGCGTGAGATGGTCCTGGGTACACTGGCACAGGTGGCAGCCGCTCTTGAGCGCTCGGCCAAAACGACCACTCCCGAGCCAGGTCCGTCGGCGCCCTCGCCTGTGGCCGCAGCCGGCCGCCTTTCGGGTCTAGTGGACCGCCTGTTGCGCCGCTGGCGCGGTGGCCAATGA